One Bacteroidota bacterium genomic window carries:
- the ppk1 gene encoding polyphosphate kinase 1, translated as MTAKKKVIKTLIKRVKETAKPVETIKNRELSWLTFNERVLQEAVDPNVPLLEKLKFLSIFSSNLDEFFRVRVASLRRLIEYQRRNKLKGMTDSQELLNTIQQTVLEQQDIFNSTFDHIKEELLKQKVFILDETQLNHRQRDELRAYFKTQVLPSLFPIILDHLRDFPFLRDKSIYLAVKMSRKDGSLRQKYAIIEVPSDIVGRFYVMQKTDENTYIILLDDVIRNSLDEIFSSFDYDTFEAYTVKLTRDAELDIDADSVIAEPLIEKITKSLKQRQRGAPVRFIFDREIPEDMLQFIINKLRLPSHGLIPGGRYHNFKDFGNFPTTGLEKYKYPTLQPIPIPRIEKSKMIFDAVKEGDIMLHHPYHSFDYLIRMLREAAIDPGVQAIKITLYRVARNSNIANALINAVKNGKDVTAVIELQARFDEESNLYWTQRLQEEGAKVVFGKPSHKIHGKVCVIYRKENGRTVHYAHFSTGNYNGVTARLYCDMGLLTADKRLTSEAIKLFSFINNFPRINYTFKHLLVAPFYMKNEFLHLIENEIRNAKKGKEAWIFAKMNSLVDEDVINKLYAASKAGVKIRMIIRSICCLKPGIPKLSENIEIISIVDKFLEHTRCYMFCNDGAEKCYLASADWMGRNLEKRIEVAFPIFDTKILKSIKDILEIQWRDNVKARIIDGESDNSFRTFSLPVIRSQEEIYTYLLDKSNSTWG; from the coding sequence ATGACGGCGAAAAAGAAGGTTATAAAAACACTTATAAAAAGAGTAAAAGAAACAGCAAAACCTGTTGAAACGATAAAAAACCGCGAACTAAGCTGGCTTACGTTTAATGAGCGTGTGTTGCAAGAAGCTGTTGACCCTAATGTGCCGCTGCTTGAGAAACTGAAATTTTTATCCATATTCTCATCAAATTTAGATGAGTTTTTTAGGGTGCGTGTGGCCAGCTTACGAAGGCTGATAGAATACCAACGCCGCAATAAGCTTAAAGGCATGACGGATAGCCAAGAGCTTCTTAACACTATACAACAAACGGTTTTAGAGCAACAAGATATATTTAACAGCACCTTTGACCACATTAAGGAAGAGCTGCTGAAACAAAAGGTTTTTATACTGGATGAAACCCAGCTAAACCACCGTCAACGTGATGAACTAAGGGCATACTTTAAAACACAGGTATTGCCCAGTCTATTCCCGATAATATTAGACCATCTGCGCGATTTCCCCTTCTTAAGGGATAAATCTATTTATCTGGCAGTAAAAATGAGCCGCAAAGATGGAAGTTTAAGGCAAAAATATGCCATCATTGAAGTACCCAGCGATATAGTTGGCCGCTTTTACGTGATGCAAAAAACCGATGAGAATACCTACATCATTCTATTGGACGATGTAATACGCAACTCATTGGATGAAATATTCTCGAGTTTTGATTACGATACATTTGAGGCTTATACGGTAAAACTAACCCGCGATGCTGAGTTGGATATTGATGCGGATTCAGTAATTGCCGAACCGTTGATTGAAAAAATCACCAAAAGCCTTAAACAACGCCAAAGAGGTGCTCCCGTTAGGTTTATTTTTGACAGGGAAATTCCTGAAGACATGCTGCAATTTATCATCAACAAATTGCGCTTACCCTCGCACGGACTAATACCCGGCGGCCGTTACCACAACTTTAAAGATTTTGGGAACTTTCCAACCACGGGACTTGAAAAGTATAAGTACCCTACCCTACAGCCGATACCCATCCCGCGTATCGAAAAATCAAAAATGATTTTCGACGCTGTAAAAGAAGGGGATATAATGCTGCACCACCCTTATCACTCTTTTGATTACCTGATAAGGATGTTGCGCGAAGCGGCTATCGACCCCGGTGTGCAGGCCATTAAAATCACCTTGTATCGTGTAGCCCGTAACTCAAACATTGCCAACGCGTTGATTAATGCCGTAAAAAACGGTAAAGACGTAACGGCCGTAATTGAATTACAAGCCCGTTTTGATGAAGAATCAAACCTGTACTGGACTCAACGCTTGCAAGAAGAAGGCGCTAAAGTAGTGTTTGGCAAACCCAGCCACAAAATACACGGAAAAGTGTGCGTTATCTACCGTAAAGAAAATGGCCGTACTGTACACTACGCCCACTTTTCAACCGGTAATTATAACGGGGTAACAGCCCGCCTATACTGCGATATGGGCTTGCTTACTGCCGATAAACGCCTCACTTCCGAAGCCATAAAACTATTTAGCTTCATCAATAATTTCCCGCGTATCAACTATACATTTAAGCATTTGTTGGTAGCTCCGTTTTACATGAAAAACGAGTTCTTACATTTGATTGAAAACGAAATACGCAACGCCAAAAAAGGCAAGGAGGCATGGATATTTGCCAAAATGAACAGCTTGGTGGATGAGGATGTGATAAACAAACTGTATGCTGCATCAAAAGCGGGGGTAAAAATCCGCATGATTATCCGCAGCATTTGCTGTTTAAAACCGGGTATTCCCAAATTAAGCGAGAACATTGAAATCATCAGTATCGTAGATAAGTTTTTGGAGCACACCCGCTGCTATATGTTCTGCAACGACGGAGCCGAAAAATGCTACCTTGCTTCTGCCGATTGGATGGGACGTAACCTTGAAAAACGGATTGAGGTGGCTTTTCCCATATTCGACACCAAAATACTAAAATCAATAAAGGATATTTTGGAGATACAATGGCGCGATAATGTAAAGGCCCGCATCATTGATGGTGAAAGCGACAACAGTTTCCGCACGTTTTCATTACCCGTTATCCGCTCGCAAGAAGAGATATATACTTACCTGCTGGATAAGAGCAATAGCACTTGGGGCTAA
- a CDS encoding endonuclease/exonuclease/phosphatase family protein: protein MKFYPLFATVFFVLVSIATWGQNADGNYMVAFYNVENLFDTLDDKTIKDEEFTPTGENEWTNERYQNKLANLAKVISTMNNGKGPDILGLCEIENSRVVKDLINTPALKKMHYGIVMQDMRDARGIDVALIYKEDVLPWISFTTLRVDLPDSVPVTRDVLMVQTELEEKSMTFLVCHFPSRSEGREKSEYKRIAAAKVVRHAADSLYAADKKENIIIMGDFNDEPADSSIKEVIGARDPEVKEKPKSLFNLMYPLKNKGLGSYKYREEWNMLDQIIVNSDLYVGNNGLQYVKESATIFAEDWMKQTEPKYLGSPMRTFGGKKYLGGYSDHFPVYIYLSVKK from the coding sequence ATGAAGTTTTATCCGCTATTCGCCACCGTATTTTTTGTGCTGGTTAGTATTGCCACATGGGGCCAAAACGCTGACGGTAACTACATGGTTGCTTTTTACAATGTTGAAAACCTGTTTGATACATTGGATGATAAAACCATTAAAGACGAAGAGTTTACCCCAACGGGCGAAAACGAATGGACAAACGAACGCTACCAAAACAAACTAGCCAACCTTGCCAAGGTTATCAGCACGATGAACAATGGCAAAGGCCCTGACATACTGGGTTTGTGTGAGATTGAAAACAGCAGGGTAGTGAAAGATTTGATAAACACCCCCGCACTTAAAAAAATGCACTACGGTATTGTGATGCAGGATATGCGCGATGCAAGGGGTATTGATGTGGCGTTGATATACAAAGAAGACGTATTGCCTTGGATTAGCTTTACCACATTGCGTGTTGACTTACCCGATAGTGTACCCGTTACCCGCGATGTTTTAATGGTACAAACCGAGTTGGAAGAAAAAAGCATGACGTTTTTGGTATGCCATTTCCCCTCAAGGTCTGAAGGGCGTGAAAAATCAGAGTATAAACGCATAGCAGCAGCCAAAGTGGTGCGCCATGCCGCTGACTCATTATATGCCGCTGATAAAAAAGAGAACATTATAATTATGGGTGATTTTAACGATGAGCCCGCTGATAGCAGCATAAAAGAGGTGATAGGCGCACGAGATCCTGAAGTGAAAGAGAAGCCAAAATCACTGTTTAACCTAATGTATCCATTAAAAAACAAAGGGCTGGGTTCATACAAATACCGTGAAGAGTGGAATATGCTTGACCAAATAATAGTAAACTCAGATTTGTATGTAGGCAACAATGGCTTGCAATACGTAAAAGAAAGCGCCACTATTTTTGCCGAAGATTGGATGAAACAAACCGAACCTAAATATTTAGGCTCTCCTATGCGTACTTTTGGTGGTAAAAAATATCTGGGCGGATACAGCGACCATTTCCCTGTGTATATTTATTTATCAGTAAAAAAGTAG
- the glmM gene encoding phosphoglucosamine mutase: MTLIKSISGIRGTIGGKAGDGLTPGDVVKFTAAYATWLKTKTDNRKVVIGRDARISGEMVNHLVVGTLLGLGFDVLDLGLSTTPTVEIAVPDENAAGGIILTASHNPKQWNALKLLNEKGEFISAEDGAELLAIAEEAAIEYATVDDIGSYSKDDTYIDKHIEKILALPLVDVKAIKAKNFKIVVDAVNSTGGIAVPKLLHALGVKEVIEIFCTPDGKFPHNPEPLPEHLSAICGEVKFHKADLGIVVDPDVDRLALVSEDGSTFGEEYTLVAVADYVLKSVKGNTVSNLSSSRALRDVTEKHGGKYFASAVGEVNVVKIMKEENAVIGGEGNGGIIYPELHYGRDALVGIALFLSHLAKFDKMASILRNTYPDYHISKNKIQLTDDIDLDAVMKKVREKYKAQPVNLIDGLKIEFDNEWVHLRKSNTEPIIRIYSESQSENTANALAQKIMNDIKEILKA, from the coding sequence ATGACCTTAATAAAATCTATTTCAGGAATAAGGGGGACGATAGGAGGCAAAGCAGGCGATGGCTTAACTCCGGGTGATGTTGTGAAGTTTACTGCTGCGTATGCAACTTGGCTAAAAACAAAAACCGATAACAGGAAGGTTGTAATTGGTCGTGATGCGCGTATATCGGGCGAGATGGTGAACCACCTTGTGGTGGGAACCTTGCTTGGGCTGGGTTTTGATGTTTTGGATTTGGGATTAAGCACCACACCTACGGTTGAGATTGCTGTACCCGATGAAAATGCTGCAGGTGGTATTATACTTACTGCCAGCCACAACCCTAAGCAGTGGAACGCATTGAAATTGCTGAATGAGAAGGGTGAATTTATATCTGCCGAAGATGGTGCCGAATTACTTGCTATTGCTGAAGAAGCAGCGATTGAGTATGCCACGGTGGATGATATTGGTTCATATAGTAAAGACGACACGTACATTGATAAGCATATAGAAAAAATACTTGCCCTGCCGCTGGTAGATGTAAAAGCCATTAAAGCTAAAAACTTTAAAATAGTGGTGGATGCTGTAAACAGCACCGGCGGTATTGCAGTGCCTAAGTTGCTACACGCTTTGGGTGTGAAGGAGGTAATAGAAATATTCTGTACCCCTGACGGTAAGTTTCCGCACAACCCTGAGCCTTTGCCCGAGCATTTGAGTGCTATTTGCGGTGAGGTGAAGTTTCATAAAGCTGACTTGGGTATTGTTGTTGACCCTGATGTTGACCGCCTTGCATTGGTAAGCGAAGACGGCAGCACTTTTGGCGAAGAATATACCTTGGTGGCTGTGGCTGATTACGTGCTTAAAAGCGTTAAAGGCAATACGGTATCAAACCTTTCATCATCGCGTGCGTTGCGTGATGTGACCGAGAAGCACGGCGGTAAATACTTTGCGAGTGCTGTAGGTGAGGTGAACGTGGTGAAGATAATGAAGGAAGAAAACGCTGTAATTGGCGGTGAGGGTAACGGAGGTATTATATATCCTGAGTTGCACTACGGCCGTGATGCGTTGGTGGGTATAGCCCTATTCCTTTCACACCTTGCCAAGTTTGATAAAATGGCTTCGATACTACGCAATACCTATCCTGATTATCACATCTCTAAAAATAAAATCCAGTTGACGGATGATATTGATTTGGATGCTGTGATGAAAAAGGTGCGCGAGAAATACAAAGCACAACCTGTGAACTTGATTGACGGGTTGAAAATTGAATTTGATAACGAGTGGGTTCACCTTCGTAAATCAAATACAGAGCCTATCATCCGTATATATTCTGAAAGCCAAAGCGAAAACACTGCAAACGCGCTGGCACAGAAGATTATGAACGATATTAAAGAGATTTTGAAGGCGTAA
- the ychF gene encoding redox-regulated ATPase YchF: MALQCGIVGLPNVGKSTLFNCLSNAKAQAANFPFCTIEPNVGVITVPDERLNELAKLVDPQRIVPTTVEIVDIAGLVKGASKGEGLGNQFLGNIRTTDAIIHVVRCFDDDNVIHVDGSVDPVRDKEIIDTELQLKDLDTVDKRLAKVAKQAKTGGDPLAKKEADLLERIKEVLEQGKSARVVEPQNEDEKRLLKEFQLLTSKPILYVCNVDEGSVVNGNHHTERFKASVAEERAEVLIISAAIEADIAQLESFDDRMAFLNDLGLQESGVAKLIKAAYRLLDLITYFTAGVQEVRAWTITEHTKAPQAAAVIHTDFEKGFIRAEVIHYQDYITLGSEAACRDAGKLNVEGKEYVVQDGDVMHFRFNV; this comes from the coding sequence ATGGCATTACAATGCGGTATAGTTGGGCTACCCAACGTAGGTAAATCAACCCTTTTTAATTGCTTGAGCAATGCAAAGGCGCAGGCAGCAAACTTTCCTTTTTGTACTATAGAGCCTAACGTGGGTGTGATTACAGTACCCGATGAAAGGTTAAATGAACTTGCAAAGTTGGTAGACCCGCAGCGCATTGTTCCTACAACGGTAGAGATTGTTGACATTGCAGGTCTTGTAAAAGGTGCCAGCAAAGGCGAGGGACTGGGAAACCAGTTTTTGGGCAACATCCGTACTACCGATGCTATTATACACGTGGTGCGCTGCTTTGATGATGACAACGTGATACACGTTGACGGCAGTGTTGACCCCGTGCGCGATAAAGAAATTATTGATACTGAGCTGCAACTGAAAGACCTTGATACCGTTGACAAACGATTGGCTAAAGTTGCTAAACAAGCCAAAACAGGCGGCGACCCATTGGCGAAGAAAGAAGCTGATTTATTGGAACGTATCAAAGAGGTGTTGGAGCAAGGAAAATCAGCAAGGGTGGTTGAGCCTCAAAACGAAGACGAGAAGCGTTTGTTGAAAGAGTTTCAACTACTAACCAGCAAGCCGATATTGTATGTGTGCAATGTGGATGAAGGCAGTGTTGTAAACGGAAACCATCATACTGAACGCTTTAAAGCATCCGTAGCTGAAGAAAGAGCTGAGGTTTTGATTATCAGTGCTGCCATAGAGGCTGATATTGCCCAGCTTGAAAGCTTTGATGACCGTATGGCGTTTTTGAACGATTTAGGCTTGCAAGAATCAGGTGTGGCTAAGTTGATTAAAGCCGCCTATCGCTTGTTGGATTTGATTACCTACTTTACTGCCGGTGTGCAAGAAGTGCGTGCTTGGACAATTACCGAGCACACCAAAGCACCCCAAGCAGCAGCTGTAATACATACCGATTTTGAAAAAGGGTTTATCCGCGCGGAGGTGATACACTACCAAGATTACATTACACTGGGCAGTGAAGCTGCTTGCCGTGATGCCGGTAAACTAAACGTTGAGGGTAAAGAATATGTAGTGCAAGACGGAGACGTGATGCACTTTAGGTTTAACGTGTAA
- a CDS encoding carbonic anhydrase (macrophage inducible 5; Mig-5), with protein sequence MRTHSKETQAKLTPDMAIEFLKEGNDRFVKNLKANRNLLQQVNETSDGQYPFATILSCIDSRTSVELIFDQGLGDVFSIRIAGNILNDDILGSMEFATNVAGSKLIVVLGHSKCGAIIGACNHVEMGNLTTLLKKVQPAIDMETKSTENRTGSNKEFVTNVTELNVHHTIERIRKESPILANMEKEGKIKIIGGLHDIEDGRVTFFE encoded by the coding sequence ATGAGAACACACTCTAAAGAAACACAAGCTAAACTGACGCCGGACATGGCCATTGAGTTTTTGAAGGAAGGTAACGACAGGTTTGTAAAAAACTTAAAAGCCAACCGTAACCTGCTTCAACAAGTAAACGAAACTTCTGACGGACAGTACCCTTTTGCCACAATATTAAGCTGCATCGACTCTCGCACGTCGGTGGAACTGATATTTGACCAAGGCTTAGGGGATGTGTTTAGCATCAGGATTGCCGGAAACATTTTGAACGATGATATTTTGGGCAGCATGGAGTTTGCTACCAACGTAGCCGGTTCAAAGTTAATTGTTGTACTAGGCCACTCTAAGTGCGGTGCTATTATCGGTGCATGCAACCATGTTGAAATGGGCAACCTTACCACCTTGCTAAAAAAGGTGCAACCCGCTATTGATATGGAAACTAAAAGCACTGAAAACCGTACCGGCAGCAACAAAGAGTTTGTGACCAACGTAACCGAACTAAATGTTCACCACACGATTGAACGCATCCGTAAAGAGAGCCCGATACTGGCTAACATGGAAAAAGAGGGGAAAATAAAAATTATAGGCGGCCTGCATGATATTGAAGACGGCAGGGTAACCTTTTTTGAATAA
- a CDS encoding TetR/AcrR family transcriptional regulator translates to MEFHVSFKLNEHIYLKDPESSELGRQIVKHGIDLIYELGFENFTFKKLAAAIKTTEATVYRYFENKHRLLLYILNWYWSYLDYIVNYQITNVAGTSEKLSLIIKLLTHELPASVGPLDYNKKYLNEIVIAESSKVYLVKEVNEINKGQVFKPYKELCATIAAAITAYNPDYKFPRSLSSTLIEASHQQQFFMEHLPKLTDAGEGERETFAASFLTDLIFKTLNASK, encoded by the coding sequence ATGGAGTTTCATGTTAGCTTTAAGTTGAATGAGCATATCTATTTGAAAGACCCTGAAAGCAGTGAGTTGGGTAGGCAGATAGTGAAACATGGCATTGATTTAATTTATGAACTGGGCTTTGAAAACTTTACGTTTAAGAAGCTGGCGGCTGCTATAAAAACTACCGAAGCAACCGTTTACCGGTACTTTGAAAACAAGCACAGGTTGCTGCTTTATATTCTTAACTGGTATTGGAGTTACTTGGATTATATAGTGAATTACCAGATAACAAATGTGGCGGGAACGTCTGAAAAGCTATCGCTGATAATAAAACTACTTACCCACGAATTGCCTGCCAGCGTGGGACCACTTGACTATAACAAAAAGTACCTGAATGAGATTGTGATTGCTGAAAGCAGTAAGGTGTATTTAGTAAAAGAGGTGAACGAGATAAACAAAGGGCAGGTGTTTAAACCTTATAAAGAACTTTGTGCTACCATTGCAGCCGCTATAACGGCATATAACCCCGATTATAAATTTCCGCGTTCGCTAAGCAGCACGTTGATAGAGGCATCGCATCAGCAGCAATTTTTTATGGAACATTTGCCAAAACTCACCGATGCAGGCGAAGGGGAACGTGAGACATTTGCAGCCTCGTTTTTAACCGATTTGATTTTTAAGACATTAAACGCTTCTAAGTAA
- a CDS encoding FAD-binding oxidoreductase, translating to MIRNFDFIIVGQGLAGTTLAHIFLQRGKTVLVIDEPREITSSKVAAGVWNPVVFKKYTQSYIAPTLLAFNKTFYPVIEQRLEASFFHPRPYYKVFSNEGDVNHWRGKLHNPDVEQFLSPEIFTGIDTQAYNAPHGSAPILDCGNVNVNTYLASSAQYFESLGGYLPDTFDYNALELKAGSVEYKGNSADKIIFCEGLYARFNPWWNHIPFSPAKGEVFVIEAQLPENEAIVNKGVFIVPLGNNLYKVGSTYRWGDLENTITEPAKTELIEKLNELINVPYTIIEHKAAVRPAVVGRRPVVGLHHQHPQIGVFNGLGSRGVMLAPFFANQFADYLFENGELDIEVDAKRFTQTV from the coding sequence TTGATAAGAAATTTCGATTTTATAATTGTTGGGCAAGGGTTGGCTGGTACCACCCTTGCCCATATTTTTTTGCAACGGGGCAAAACCGTACTGGTAATTGATGAACCCCGTGAAATCACTTCATCAAAAGTTGCGGCAGGAGTTTGGAATCCTGTGGTGTTTAAGAAATATACCCAAAGCTACATCGCCCCTACCCTACTGGCGTTTAACAAAACTTTTTATCCCGTTATTGAGCAACGTTTAGAGGCCAGTTTTTTTCATCCCCGCCCATATTACAAGGTATTCTCAAACGAGGGGGATGTGAACCATTGGCGCGGCAAACTACACAACCCCGATGTGGAGCAATTTCTTTCCCCTGAAATATTTACAGGCATAGATACACAAGCATACAATGCTCCCCACGGTTCAGCCCCGATACTTGATTGCGGCAACGTAAACGTAAATACTTACTTAGCCTCATCAGCACAGTATTTTGAAAGCTTAGGCGGGTACTTGCCCGATACCTTTGACTACAACGCATTAGAATTGAAGGCTGGTAGTGTTGAATACAAGGGCAACAGTGCCGATAAGATTATTTTTTGCGAAGGGCTGTATGCGCGTTTTAACCCTTGGTGGAATCACATTCCGTTTTCACCGGCCAAAGGCGAAGTATTTGTGATTGAAGCACAACTCCCCGAAAACGAAGCCATAGTAAACAAAGGGGTGTTTATTGTTCCCCTTGGGAATAACTTGTATAAAGTAGGCTCAACCTATCGTTGGGGTGATTTGGAGAATACAATCACAGAACCTGCAAAGACTGAGTTGATTGAAAAGTTAAACGAACTGATAAACGTACCTTACACCATTATTGAACACAAAGCCGCCGTTAGACCCGCTGTGGTAGGCCGCCGTCCGGTGGTGGGTCTACACCATCAACATCCGCAAATTGGAGTTTTTAACGGGTTAGGTTCGCGCGGGGTAATGTTGGCACCGTTTTTTGCAAATCAATTTGCCGATTACCTTTTCGAAAACGGTGAGTTAGATATTGAGGTAGATGCCAAACGATTTACCCAAACTGTATAA
- a CDS encoding sensor histidine kinase, with translation MQAQSVIVFDDKTEGDLLGPRMQLFEDVSGNMPIEHIAATPLLFKRNLHEVPSFSGTKSAIWLKAKIFVSTDDAVFLQLGYPMMDTIELYIFDESGKPVAKKHAGSLSSINTRDLEGNLPKFKLLKGTYDYYLRVKGSYSIVLPVILKSYNTLHADRLTENLIQGTYIGFAILIILYTFFLWFSLRDKVYLYYILHIIATAIITLHIGGYLFLLAWPHTPWINIYEPSFFALGIFSTLFAMVFLQLETRLPKVDRVLKVMVVINLLVFPLDWLGFHTIANYLVQALVFAGSCIMLIAGYISYSSGFKSARFFMLAWTFFLIGGIITILQRVGAVPYTYYLSHAWQIGSAMDMVLLSLALADRINILRTEKENALKQSYDSMRENRELATQQNALLSLRVEERTKEIDEQRKTLESQKGQLEEMNKTKDKIFSVIAHDLRGPLANVSQLAEMMGHEEGLRNDETIAMLKDASKQSFNLLDNLLLWAKAQYGDTAFLKDKIDLHAITESNIKLYYLKAKAKDIIVLNQVPEGLLADADGTMISTVIRNLISNALKFTLVGGKITIGGKKNIETNTVSVWVSDSGLGIDPEKLPSIFEAGKNKSVMGTDGETGTGLGLVICKDFVEKNNGSISVQSKKGKGTEFTITLPVFKTSAI, from the coding sequence GTGCAAGCACAATCGGTAATTGTTTTTGACGATAAAACAGAAGGGGATCTTCTTGGTCCTCGGATGCAATTGTTCGAAGACGTTTCGGGTAATATGCCTATTGAGCATATTGCCGCTACCCCCTTATTGTTTAAACGCAACTTACATGAGGTGCCTTCCTTTTCAGGAACAAAATCGGCAATATGGCTTAAAGCAAAAATATTTGTAAGTACCGACGATGCCGTATTCCTTCAATTGGGCTATCCCATGATGGATACCATTGAGCTGTACATTTTTGATGAATCCGGAAAACCGGTAGCAAAAAAGCATGCCGGCTCACTAAGTAGCATCAATACACGTGACTTAGAAGGAAATCTTCCTAAATTTAAACTATTAAAAGGAACCTACGATTACTACTTAAGAGTAAAAGGCTCATACAGCATTGTATTGCCTGTTATCCTTAAATCATACAACACGCTACACGCCGACCGGTTGACTGAAAATCTTATACAGGGTACGTACATTGGTTTTGCCATCCTTATTATTCTATACACCTTTTTCCTTTGGTTTTCGTTGCGAGACAAGGTGTACCTGTATTACATCCTTCACATCATAGCCACTGCCATTATCACCTTACACATTGGCGGTTACCTGTTTTTATTAGCATGGCCCCATACTCCTTGGATTAATATTTATGAGCCGTCGTTTTTTGCATTGGGCATTTTTTCAACCCTGTTTGCAATGGTGTTTTTGCAACTTGAAACCCGATTGCCTAAGGTTGACCGGGTATTAAAAGTTATGGTAGTTATCAACCTGTTGGTTTTTCCTCTCGACTGGTTGGGCTTTCACACAATAGCCAACTACCTAGTGCAAGCACTTGTATTTGCAGGTAGCTGTATTATGCTCATAGCCGGTTACATTTCGTACAGCAGTGGGTTCAAATCTGCAAGGTTTTTCATGCTTGCGTGGACGTTCTTCCTTATTGGCGGTATAATCACCATTTTACAACGTGTAGGCGCAGTACCATATACCTACTACCTTTCACACGCATGGCAAATAGGCTCTGCCATGGATATGGTGTTGTTATCCTTAGCATTAGCCGACAGGATTAACATTTTAAGGACTGAGAAAGAAAACGCACTGAAACAAAGCTATGACAGCATGCGCGAGAACCGCGAACTGGCAACCCAGCAAAATGCCTTATTGAGCCTGAGGGTTGAAGAGCGTACTAAGGAAATAGACGAGCAACGCAAAACCCTTGAGTCGCAAAAAGGGCAACTGGAGGAAATGAATAAAACTAAAGACAAGATTTTTAGTGTGATTGCCCACGACTTGCGGGGCCCACTTGCCAATGTGAGCCAACTTGCCGAAATGATGGGACATGAAGAGGGACTGAGAAACGATGAAACCATTGCAATGCTTAAAGATGCCTCAAAACAATCGTTTAACCTGCTGGATAATTTACTGTTGTGGGCAAAAGCTCAATACGGCGATACCGCGTTTTTAAAAGACAAGATTGATTTACACGCAATTACCGAGTCTAATATCAAATTGTATTACCTAAAGGCGAAAGCAAAAGACATTATTGTTTTAAACCAAGTACCCGAAGGATTGCTTGCCGATGCTGACGGCACAATGATTAGCACGGTGATACGCAACCTTATCTCAAACGCTTTGAAGTTTACACTGGTGGGCGGAAAAATCACAATCGGGGGAAAGAAGAACATCGAGACCAATACCGTGAGTGTATGGGTTAGCGATAGCGGACTGGGTATTGACCCCGAAAAACTTCCATCGATTTTTGAGGCCGGTAAAAACAAATCAGTGATGGGCACCGATGGAGAAACCGGCACAGGATTAGGACTGGTGATATGCAAAGACTTTGTAGAGAAAAACAACGGCTCTATCAGCGTACAAAGCAAAAAAGGTAAGGGGACTGAGTTTACCATCACCCTGCCCGTGTTTAAAACGTCCGCAATTTAA
- a CDS encoding (deoxy)nucleoside triphosphate pyrophosphohydrolase, with protein sequence MVVVDVTCAIIEHEGKVLAVQRGAHMSLTYKWEFPGGKVEPGESYHDCLLRELEEELNITVAIYDELEPCDQPYPERIIRLIPFVCEMTGGEFTLVEHHDFAWLAPEDLHTLDWAPADLKVIENYLKFIAIRVK encoded by the coding sequence ATGGTAGTAGTAGACGTTACATGCGCAATTATTGAACACGAAGGCAAAGTGCTTGCCGTGCAACGTGGCGCGCACATGTCGCTTACCTATAAATGGGAATTTCCGGGAGGAAAAGTAGAACCGGGCGAAAGCTACCACGATTGTTTGCTACGTGAACTTGAGGAAGAGTTGAACATAACCGTAGCCATATACGACGAACTTGAACCCTGCGACCAACCCTATCCTGAACGGATTATCAGATTAATACCTTTTGTGTGTGAAATGACAGGCGGCGAGTTTACACTTGTTGAACACCATGATTTTGCATGGCTTGCCCCCGAAGATTTACACACGCTTGATTGGGCACCTGCTGATTTGAAGGTTATAGAAAACTATCTTAAGTTTATTGCCATTAGGGTTAAGTAA